In the genome of Acaryochloris sp. CCMEE 5410, the window ACCGTTTGAATAGCTTGATGCAAATTCATAGCTAACTGAGACTTAAACACATAGCCATCAGCCCCCGCTCGCATGGCTCGGAACACCCATTCATCTTCCTGATGGGCTGAAATCACGAGAATCTTGCCGGTGTAGTTCTGCTGTCTGAGGTGTTGTAGAGCGGCGACCCCGTCATCTTTCGGCAGTTCCAAGTCTAGAAACAGCAAGGTTGGATGTTGTTCCAACGCCAAACTAATCGCCTGATCGGCTGAGGCTGCCTCACCCACAATGTGAAATTGGAACGATTCTTGAGCTTGGTAAAACCCTAGTAATGTTCGCAATCCCTGGCGAAAGGTGGGCTGATCATCTGCTAAAACGACGGATAGCGGCTGAGTACTTCTCATGGTCAAATCCCCCGATAATTTTAATTGTTGGACTCTTGTGGCAAACTAATCGAAAATTGAGCACCGCCTTCTGGCAAATTAGATGCCCACAGCCGACCCCGATGACGACAGACGATTTGCTGTGCGATCGCTAATCCTAAACCTCGTCCCCCTTGCCGTCGTGAGTAATAAGGGGAAAACATGCAGCACAAATCTTCCGATGATAATCCCGGTCCTTGATCCCTGACCTCGATCAAGATTTCGGTTTGGAATCGCTGCCAAGTGAGCGTAATCCGACCTCCTTGGGGACTAAAATGCAGAGCATTACTCAGCAGATTGTCGAAAACCTGCAGCATTTGCCAACGATCTATCCAAACGACCTCAGACATTTGTGGATAGCAAATTTCCATGCCCTGACTTTGCAGGTGGGGTTGAAGAGCGCGGATATTCTCCGCCACCAAATCATGTAAATTACAGGGTTCAACAAGGGGGGAGTCCTCCTCTTCGTCATCCACCAAATCCTGGAGATGATGATGGAGTTGTTTAACGGCCTGTTGCAACGGTACTAGATAGTTCTGACCGTTTTGGGGGGTTGTTTTAACTTGCAACATGTCAGCATAAAGGGTGATGAGTGACAATGGCGTCCCCAATTGATGAGTGGTCTGGTGAAGATGCTGTTGTTTGGCTAAGAGCGCGGCTCGCTGTTGATTAAAGGCCAAATGCAGATCAAAATAGTCACTCATTAACAGAATTTGACGTTCTATCCATTGCCGTTCCGACGTCGTTAACGGTGACTGGGAGACAAATAAAAGGGACTGCCCCTGCTGCTGACAAAGGCAGCTACTGTAGACTTGCCAGTCTTGATAAACCCAGTGTTGTAAACCGGGTTGGGTAGATACAAGAGCAAATTGAGAAAATAGATTCGGGGATGCTAGGAGATCCTTGAAAGAGGTGCGGTTGTGAGCAGCCGTGAGTACATCCTGCGGTACACAACCGTCTAACTCCATCTCAATCTTAAGCTGATGACCCAAACCCCGCCGTAAAATCCAAGCGATGGGGAGGGATAAATAATCAATAATTAAATCTAAAAAATCCTGGCAATGCCGATTTAAATCGATGGTTGAGAAGGATTGGCGACGGTCTGGAAGTTTTTCCAGTCCCAAAGACCCATTGCTTAGAGTTATGGGTTGATCAACCTGCATAGCCGCCCCCCATCCCCATCCAAATATTATAAAAAACAATAAAACGAGTGAGCGCTTCTTTTATGATTGAAAATTTCACAATTGAAGCAAGGCTGGAGTGAGTTTTCTCCTCCATCACATATTCACACTTAGTAATAAATCTCATAACCAAACCACTCGCACTCATAAATCAGCCTACGGCTTTCTATTCAAATTCCCCTCGGTATTTAGATTCTTTTAAGTCCCTTAAAAATGAGGCTAATCCTCCTGGTAAATATTTAAAAATATGAGGATCTTGCTTTTGTATAAAACCGGTACAAAAGCGTTTGGAGAGTAGAATACCCAGTTATAGACTTTTTGGAATCAGTTTATTTTTATTCTAAAAAGGATAAAATTTGTGGCTTAACGACTCCTTCAGATAATCGTGAGAGATTGTTTATTGACAAAGTCCTTCATAGCAATAGTTCATTAGAGGTTATGGCATGGATAGGTCATTTGGGGGCTTAACTTTTTTAGTTTGGCATGAAGTAAAACTTAAAATGCTCCAGTTTTACCTCACTTTTTCCCAGAGATTAGTAAAGAAATATTTAGTTTTTTGATTTTTCTCAACTGGCATCGATAAAAGTCTTATTTACTTGAGTCTTTCAGTATTTCAGGGAAAAAACTTGTTCTAGGTGGCTATTGAATAAATGGTGCAGCCTAAGGAAGACAATAATTCCGACCTAAGTCTAATAACGATATATTTCGTAACTCCTTACTGTAGAGCTGTGCTTCCTCATGGCGCTCATTTATGATTCCTGCTGTCACTCAAACCTTGGCAGAAATCCTGTCTGACGGAACGTCTTCCATCACGAAGGACCAAATATTTTTCAACCACCCCAAAGTGGAACAGGAGATGGCAGTTGGGGTAAACCTTTACTGTTATGACGTTCGTGAAAGCTATCCTTGCCTCCCAACCGGTTTACCTGGAGAAGAAAAGTCTGTTCAGGATGTAGAAGCAAAACAGACCAAGCCCTTAAAGTGGTTTGATATTTCCTTCTTAGTTAGTGCCTGGGATTTTACTGCTTTAGGAGAGCAACATTTGCTTTCAGAAGTCCTGATGCTTTTATCCCGTTATTCGTTCTTACCCCTCGAATATTTATCTCCAGTTTTGCAAGGCTATGGCCGTTTGCCCATGAGAGTTTCGACTGGACGATTAGGAGACCCGATCGAACTCTGGCATGCCTTGGGTGCTCCCCTGCGTCCGGCGCTACATGTCATCGTTACCATTCCGTTTCTTATATCTGATCGAGCGTCTACTAATCCCAACCCCAGTAGGAATCATTGGTGTGAAAGCACGCCTATAAAGTAGTTCAAATTCTTACCCCGTATTGAATGGAGGAAGCTAGTCAATGGCCCTGGATTATTTTGCCCCTGGCGTTTACGTCGAAGAAGTTGACCGAGGGAGTCGCCCCATCGAAGGTGTCAGTCTCAGTGTGGCCGGATTTATCGGTTTTACTGAAGACGTACGCGGAGATGCTGAATTGTTCCAGCCGATGATGATCACCAATTGGGATCAATATCGGGAATTCTTTGCCAAACCTGGCTCAGATGGGTTTACGGATTATGACGCCTACTTACCTTTCGCGGTTCAAGGCTGGTTTCTGAATGGGGGTGGGCGCTGCTGGGTAACGAGTATTGGCACCCAATTACCGGGCTCTGCTGCTCCAGATCCAGAAGAAGCCGGAACCTTATTACCCACCTTTAGTGGCCGACCTTCCTTAAAATTTAGCCTTAAACTTCCAGAAGATTCAGGGGATGCTCCTGCACTCCCCTCTGGAGATGCCCGCATACAAGTGGCTATCTTTGAGAGCACGCCCAAGCCAGTGGACGACGATGAAGAGCCTCCGCTCAACTCTGGTGAATACTTTACCGTTGTCGTCAGGCAAGGGGGAGAACAGCTGGAGAAGTATGAACATCTGACCATGAATCCTGATGTTGACACGGCTGTTGCGGACTATGTCGTTACAGCGTTGGAAGAGTCTGAATTCGTCGCAGTTGCGAACCTCTCCCAATCTGGCCAGGCCCTATCTCGTCGCCCAGCTAATGGCGCTTTTGAAATTACCCCTCCACCCCAAATCTCCACCCCTGAAAGATTTCCTCGTGATCTGCAAGGCCAGCGGGATGACCGAACCGGGATGCAAGGAATATTCGAGATTGATGAAGTGGCGATGATTGCCTGTCCTGACCTCATGCGTGCCTATCAAAATGGCCTGCTCGATCTAGATCAGGTTCATGGGGTCATGGAAATGATGGTCAGCCTATGTGAGAATTCCTTCCCTGGACCTGCTTACCGGATGGCTGTCTTAGATCCCCCTCCTGTCAAAATTGGTAAAAATGACAATACCGCGGTTCCCCCAGAGCAACAGCGCCCCCAGCATGTCGCTCAGTGGCTCAATGAGTTTAATCGCCGCTCTATGTTCGGAGCCATCTATTATCCCTGGATCAAAGTCGCAAATCCACGCAATGGTGGACGCCCCATCATGGTGCCACCCTGCGGGCATATGATGGGAATTTGGTGCCGGACAGATGAATCCAGAGGTGTGTTTAAAGCGCCTGCGAATGATACCCCAAGAGGCGTTATTGGTTTAGCCTATGAAACCAATATGCGGGAGCAGGAACTCTTAAACCCCAAAGGGATCAACTGTATTCGCAACTTTGCCAATTACAATCGTGGCTTTAAGGTTTGGGGTGCCCGCACTTTGGTGGAGCCTGATAACGTCCAATGGCGGTATATCAGTGTCCGTCGTCTGATCAGCTATATCGAAAAATCCATTGAAATTGGCACCCAGTGGGTCGTTTTTGAGCCCAATGATCAGGATCTATGGGCACGGATTACTCGAACCGTTAGCAATTTCCTAGAACGGCTTTGGCGAGAAGGAGCATTATTCGGCGCTTCTCCCTCCGAAGCATTCTATGTCAAATGCGATGGTGAATTGAATACCAATGAAACCATTATGCTAGGTCGTCTTTATGTCGAAGTAGGAGTTTGTCCGGTTCGGCCAGCGGAATTCGTGATCTTCCGCATCAGCCAGTGGGCTCCAAATCAATAAATACCTTAGGGCAGAAAGCGGTGCTCTTGCTTTCTGCCCTAAAGCATATCCATTGGGATGGTAGCCCCTTTCAAACTCCATCGTTAATTTCATCGATCCCTGAACAAGGAGAATAGCTGTGGCGAGTGAACTGAATAAACCCATTGCCCCCAGTAGTTTCTATCTAGAAATTTCTGGTGTTGCGGATGGCGAAAAATCTGTATTCAAAAGCGTAAATATTCCCGATTACTCGCCTAAAGTCCAAGGG includes:
- a CDS encoding sensor histidine kinase KdpD, which produces MQVDQPITLSNGSLGLEKLPDRRQSFSTIDLNRHCQDFLDLIIDYLSLPIAWILRRGLGHQLKIEMELDGCVPQDVLTAAHNRTSFKDLLASPNLFSQFALVSTQPGLQHWVYQDWQVYSSCLCQQQGQSLLFVSQSPLTTSERQWIERQILLMSDYFDLHLAFNQQRAALLAKQQHLHQTTHQLGTPLSLITLYADMLQVKTTPQNGQNYLVPLQQAVKQLHHHLQDLVDDEEEDSPLVEPCNLHDLVAENIRALQPHLQSQGMEICYPQMSEVVWIDRWQMLQVFDNLLSNALHFSPQGGRITLTWQRFQTEILIEVRDQGPGLSSEDLCCMFSPYYSRRQGGRGLGLAIAQQIVCRHRGRLWASNLPEGGAQFSISLPQESNN
- a CDS encoding response regulator transcription factor; its protein translation is MRSTQPLSVVLADDQPTFRQGLRTLLGFYQAQESFQFHIVGEAASADQAISLALEQHPTLLFLDLELPKDDGVAALQHLRQQNYTGKILVISAHQEDEWVFRAMRAGADGYVFKSQLAMNLHQAIQTVLKNEVFLPPDAATGFFRSFHFYEGRAVQSEQTLHLTAREKQVLHWLVQGASNQAIANHLHITIATVKAHLTAVFEKLEVKSRSQAIVKALKLGLVTP
- a CDS encoding DUF4255 domain-containing protein: MIPAVTQTLAEILSDGTSSITKDQIFFNHPKVEQEMAVGVNLYCYDVRESYPCLPTGLPGEEKSVQDVEAKQTKPLKWFDISFLVSAWDFTALGEQHLLSEVLMLLSRYSFLPLEYLSPVLQGYGRLPMRVSTGRLGDPIELWHALGAPLRPALHVIVTIPFLISDRASTNPNPSRNHWCESTPIK
- a CDS encoding phage tail sheath C-terminal domain-containing protein, producing the protein MALDYFAPGVYVEEVDRGSRPIEGVSLSVAGFIGFTEDVRGDAELFQPMMITNWDQYREFFAKPGSDGFTDYDAYLPFAVQGWFLNGGGRCWVTSIGTQLPGSAAPDPEEAGTLLPTFSGRPSLKFSLKLPEDSGDAPALPSGDARIQVAIFESTPKPVDDDEEPPLNSGEYFTVVVRQGGEQLEKYEHLTMNPDVDTAVADYVVTALEESEFVAVANLSQSGQALSRRPANGAFEITPPPQISTPERFPRDLQGQRDDRTGMQGIFEIDEVAMIACPDLMRAYQNGLLDLDQVHGVMEMMVSLCENSFPGPAYRMAVLDPPPVKIGKNDNTAVPPEQQRPQHVAQWLNEFNRRSMFGAIYYPWIKVANPRNGGRPIMVPPCGHMMGIWCRTDESRGVFKAPANDTPRGVIGLAYETNMREQELLNPKGINCIRNFANYNRGFKVWGARTLVEPDNVQWRYISVRRLISYIEKSIEIGTQWVVFEPNDQDLWARITRTVSNFLERLWREGALFGASPSEAFYVKCDGELNTNETIMLGRLYVEVGVCPVRPAEFVIFRISQWAPNQ